One Falsihalocynthiibacter arcticus DNA segment encodes these proteins:
- a CDS encoding phosphoribosylanthranilate isomerase, with the protein MIRIQNPEDVVSQSASDVNVKICGLRNAEDIVTAVEAGATYIGFVFFEKSPRNVSIDVARALAIEVPVGVAKVALTVNASDSFLDELTDKVPLDMLQLHGRETPERVTEIRARYGLPVIKAVGVATRDDLEQLAAYEAVADLILVDAKPSPGAVLPGGNGISFDWRLLAGRRWVKPWMLAGGLSAENVAEAIKLTGARQVDVSSGVESSPGIKDQGMIADFVQAAQKEHYHE; encoded by the coding sequence ATGATCCGTATTCAAAACCCAGAAGATGTCGTTTCGCAATCCGCGAGTGATGTGAACGTTAAGATTTGTGGCCTTCGCAATGCGGAGGACATCGTGACGGCTGTTGAGGCGGGCGCGACCTATATCGGGTTTGTCTTTTTCGAAAAATCCCCGCGCAACGTGTCGATAGATGTGGCGCGGGCGTTGGCAATCGAGGTTCCCGTTGGGGTGGCGAAAGTTGCCTTGACCGTTAATGCCAGCGATAGTTTTCTGGATGAACTCACGGATAAAGTCCCCTTGGATATGTTGCAACTGCATGGCCGCGAAACACCAGAGCGCGTCACCGAAATTCGGGCGCGCTACGGCCTTCCAGTTATAAAAGCCGTTGGAGTCGCAACGCGTGACGACCTAGAGCAACTCGCCGCTTATGAGGCCGTTGCGGACCTAATCCTTGTCGATGCGAAGCCGTCACCGGGTGCGGTTTTGCCGGGAGGGAACGGGATATCTTTTGATTGGCGCCTCCTTGCTGGACGCAGATGGGTAAAGCCTTGGATGTTGGCGGGTGGGCTCTCGGCGGAAAACGTGGCCGAGGCGATAAAATTAACAGGAGCACGTCAAGTTGATGTCTCCTCAGGGGTTGAATCCTCGCCCGGAATCAAGGACCAAGGAATGATCGCCGACTTCGTGCAAGCCGCGCAAAAGGAGCACTACCATGAATGA
- a CDS encoding LapA family protein — protein MRYFRYAFLAALGLVLVTIALANRADVSVQLLPNDFAAFLGVQYAAQLPLFIVIFGGIVAGLLIGFVWEWIREFKQRAEANRTRKELNGLRAEVARLKEEKGEHKDDVLALLEDSNATR, from the coding sequence ATGCGTTATTTTCGCTATGCGTTTCTCGCGGCCCTCGGGCTGGTGCTCGTTACAATTGCGCTCGCCAATCGCGCCGATGTTTCCGTTCAACTCCTGCCAAACGATTTCGCAGCTTTCCTCGGTGTTCAATATGCAGCGCAGTTGCCGCTCTTTATCGTCATTTTTGGCGGGATCGTTGCGGGATTATTGATCGGATTCGTTTGGGAATGGATTCGGGAATTTAAGCAACGTGCCGAGGCGAACCGTACACGCAAAGAGCTTAACGGTTTGCGGGCTGAAGTTGCCCGATTGAAAGAAGAAAAGGGGGAGCACAAAGATGATGTGCTCGCTCTACTTGAGGATAGTAACGCCACGCGTTAA
- the ihfB gene encoding integration host factor subunit beta, translating to MIRSELIQKIADENPHLYQRDVERIVNTIFEEIIEAMSRGDRVELRGFGAFSVKKRDARAGRNPRTGESVAVEEKHVPFFKTGKRLRDRLNGK from the coding sequence ATGATCCGTTCGGAACTGATTCAAAAGATTGCCGATGAAAACCCACATCTCTATCAAAGAGATGTTGAGCGCATCGTGAATACGATTTTCGAAGAGATTATCGAAGCGATGTCTCGTGGCGACCGCGTTGAACTGCGTGGCTTCGGCGCGTTCTCTGTTAAGAAGCGTGATGCGCGCGCGGGTCGCAACCCGCGGACTGGCGAGAGTGTTGCCGTCGAAGAAAAACACGTGCCTTTCTTTAAAACTGGCAAACGTCTCCGAGACCGTTTGAACGGAAAGTAA
- the rpsA gene encoding 30S ribosomal protein S1, which produces MAQINSMDEFEALLAESFEIDTPEEGSVVKGKVIAIESGQAIIDVGYKMEGRVDLKEFANPGEAPEIAVGDVVEVFLDRVENAKGEAVISRDKARREEAWDRLEKAYGDEERVEGAIFSRVKGGFTVDLGGAVAFLPGSQVDVRPVRDAGPLMGLKQPFQILKMDRRRGNIVVSRRAILEESRAEQRAEVIGKLAEGDAVDGVVKNITEYGAFVDLGGVDGLLHVTDMAWRRVNHPSEILTIGETIRVQVIKINKETHRISLGMKQLQDDPWSLVEERFPLESVHKGRVTNITDYGAFVELEPGVEGLVHVSEMSWTKKNVHPGKIVSTSQEVEVMVLEIDSAKRRVSLGLKQTQRNPWEVFAEQFPVGTNVEGEVKNITEFGLFIGLEGDIDGMVHLSDLTWEGRGEDVIGDFVKGDVVKAVVTEVDVEKERISLSVKALDDSFSGAVEGVKRGSIITVEVTAIEEGGIEVEYEGAKSFIRRSDLSRDRAEQRPERFSVSDKLDVRVTNVDAKTRRLGLSIKAREIAEEKEAVEQYGSSDSGASLGDILGAALKGDE; this is translated from the coding sequence ATGGCTCAAATAAATTCTATGGACGAATTCGAAGCTCTTCTTGCTGAAAGCTTCGAAATTGACACACCCGAAGAGGGTTCCGTTGTCAAAGGTAAAGTTATCGCAATCGAATCTGGCCAAGCCATCATCGATGTAGGCTACAAAATGGAAGGCCGCGTTGACCTAAAAGAATTCGCAAATCCAGGCGAAGCTCCCGAAATCGCTGTTGGCGACGTTGTTGAGGTTTTCCTCGACCGTGTTGAAAACGCCAAAGGCGAAGCTGTTATCTCGCGCGACAAAGCTCGCCGTGAAGAAGCATGGGATCGCCTCGAAAAAGCATACGGTGACGAAGAGCGCGTCGAAGGCGCAATCTTTAGCCGCGTTAAAGGTGGCTTCACAGTTGACCTTGGTGGTGCAGTGGCCTTCTTGCCCGGCTCCCAAGTTGACGTGCGCCCCGTTCGCGATGCGGGCCCATTGATGGGTCTTAAGCAACCGTTCCAAATCCTCAAAATGGACCGTCGTCGTGGCAACATCGTTGTTTCGCGTCGCGCTATTCTTGAAGAATCACGTGCTGAACAACGTGCAGAAGTTATCGGCAAATTGGCCGAAGGCGATGCGGTTGACGGTGTGGTTAAGAACATCACTGAATACGGTGCCTTTGTTGACCTTGGCGGCGTAGACGGCTTGCTTCACGTGACTGACATGGCTTGGCGTCGTGTGAACCACCCATCCGAAATCCTGACAATTGGTGAAACAATTAGAGTTCAGGTTATCAAAATCAACAAAGAGACACACCGTATCTCCTTGGGCATGAAACAGCTCCAAGACGATCCATGGTCCCTCGTTGAAGAACGCTTCCCACTTGAGTCGGTCCACAAAGGCCGCGTAACAAACATCACCGATTATGGCGCGTTTGTTGAACTTGAGCCAGGCGTTGAAGGTCTTGTGCACGTTTCTGAAATGTCTTGGACAAAGAAAAACGTACACCCGGGCAAAATCGTTTCTACTTCGCAAGAAGTCGAAGTTATGGTTCTGGAAATCGACAGTGCAAAACGCCGCGTTTCGCTTGGCCTCAAGCAAACACAGCGAAACCCATGGGAAGTCTTTGCTGAGCAATTCCCTGTTGGCACAAACGTTGAAGGTGAAGTCAAAAACATCACTGAATTCGGTCTCTTCATCGGTCTCGAAGGCGACATCGACGGCATGGTTCACCTGTCAGATTTGACATGGGAAGGCCGTGGCGAAGACGTTATTGGCGACTTCGTTAAGGGCGACGTTGTTAAAGCGGTTGTCACTGAAGTTGATGTTGAAAAAGAACGCATCTCCTTGAGTGTTAAAGCGCTCGACGATAGCTTCTCTGGTGCAGTTGAAGGCGTGAAACGCGGCTCCATCATTACTGTTGAAGTAACTGCGATCGAAGAAGGCGGCATCGAAGTCGAATATGAAGGCGCGAAATCCTTCATCCGTCGCTCCGACCTGTCGCGTGATCGTGCAGAGCAACGTCCTGAGCGCTTCAGCGTTAGCGACAAGCTCGACGTTCGTGTAACAAACGTTGATGCGAAAACACGTCGCCTTGGTCTGTCGATCAAAGCCCGTGAGATTGCAGAAGAAAAAGAAGCAGTTGAGCAATATGGCTCCTCGGACTCCGGCGCATCGCTCGGTGATATCCTTGGTGCGGCGCTTAAAGGCGACGAATAA
- a CDS encoding (d)CMP kinase — MQFTVAIDGPAAAGKGTISKAVAAHFGFAHLDTGLLYRAVGARVLGGDEAIFAAQSLAVSDLEQSNLRTNEVAHAASEIAVIPEVRAALLEFQRSFSARDGGAVLDGRDIGTVICPDADVKLFVTASAQVRAARRFQEFSQTGVETSLSEVLADVIARDKRDSERATAPLVAALDAVLIDTSDLTIEAATARAVAAIEAALQTQA, encoded by the coding sequence ATGCAATTTACGGTGGCGATTGACGGGCCCGCAGCGGCGGGGAAGGGAACGATTTCCAAGGCTGTGGCCGCGCATTTTGGTTTTGCGCATCTGGACACGGGCCTTTTGTATCGGGCCGTTGGCGCGCGCGTTCTTGGTGGAGATGAGGCGATTTTCGCCGCGCAGTCCCTCGCCGTGTCTGATCTAGAACAATCAAACCTACGCACCAACGAAGTTGCGCATGCGGCCAGTGAAATTGCGGTTATCCCCGAAGTTCGGGCGGCTTTGTTAGAGTTTCAACGTAGTTTCTCTGCGCGCGACGGGGGGGCCGTTTTGGATGGCCGTGATATTGGCACCGTGATTTGCCCAGATGCAGACGTGAAATTGTTTGTGACCGCAAGTGCGCAAGTGCGCGCCGCGCGTCGGTTCCAAGAATTCTCCCAAACGGGCGTAGAAACCAGCCTGTCGGAGGTTCTTGCGGACGTCATCGCGCGGGATAAACGGGATAGCGAGCGCGCAACCGCCCCGTTGGTCGCGGCCTTGGATGCCGTTTTGATCGATACCAGTGATTTGACCATTGAGGCCGCGACTGCGCGGGCGGTGGCGGCCATAGAAGCGGCACTCCAGACACAGGCGTAA